Part of the Natronobacterium gregoryi SP2 genome, CAGCGAGGCGGGTAAACGCGGGCAGGACGAGTACGTCCGCACCGTTGTAAACGTCGGGCCCGTAGAGCACGCAGGGGAGTTTCCGGCCGTCGACCGACAACGCGGGATGGTCGTGGCCGACGACGTACCTGTCGGCGTCGGTTTCCGGCGGTTCGTGGCCGTGACAGACGACCGTCTCGTCGTCGAGTCGGTACTCGTCTGCCGTCGAGCCGTCGAAAACGTCCTCGAGCATCGTATCGTGGTTGCCCGGGGTCACGACGAGGTCGGCCCCTCGCTCGTCGACCGTCGACGCGAGCGCTTCGAGATCACGTTCGACCCCACGCGGAACGCGGTCGAACGAGTGGAGCAGGTCGCCGGCGACGACGACCGTCGCGGCGTCGGTGCACTCGAGCAGGCCAGCGAGGCGGTCGCGCACGTCTTTGCCGTCGTCGATCGGCGCGTCGACGCTCGAGGCGACCGCACGGCCGAGGTGGATGTCGGCCACGACGAGTGCGTTAGCCGAGGGGAAGTAGCCAGCGCGCTCGAGGACGGAGAACGGAACGTCGACGGCTGTGGTCGTCACGGTCGGATCAGTCGGCAGCGGTGCCAGTATTGTGTTTGTCGGGCCGGTACTCGTCTTTGCCGAGTGCCTCGAAGAGGTCGTACTCGTTGCCCGAAAGAACGTACAGCACCTCCTCGAGCGGTGCGAGTACCTCCGGGAGGATTCTGACGACGAGATAGGTAATGCCGATCAGCGCGACGACCGACAGCGATTGTGAGACGTAGTTGTGTGCGACGAGGTAAGAGACTCGGTCGGCCTCGGCACCCAGATAGGTCGTCATGAACGAGACGATCCAGTCCTGCTGGAACCAGCCCCACGGAGAGGCCAGGCCGATGAAGACGTTGCGTGTGAGATTGAGTGCCCAGATGACGCCGATCGAGAGCGCGAAGGCAGCGGCCTTGCGCTTCAACGGGGCCGTAACGGACGCGATCAAGCCACCGAAGATGGCCATGCTCCCGAGCCCCGTACAGGCCATGACGATGTAGGTCGTCCGCCCGGTGACTGTCTCGTTGGGATCGAAGTCGAAGCGACTCTCGTACCCGTTTACCCCCTCGCTGAGCCCGGGGCTGTGCCCCAGCAGTTCCATCCCGTAGTGAGTCTGGGCGGCGGTCGTCTCGATCAGCCACGCTCGGACGAATGGAATCGTCTCGGCAGGCAGGTAAATCAGGCCCATGATCCCGACAGCTTTCGTGAGCAAGAGTAGCGACTGGCGACCGGCAAAAAGGAGGTATCCGGTGTAAGCACAGAGCGGGAGGGCAGCCAGCGCCAACACGGTCTGTAGCGGGCTCTGTACGTCGTAGTAGTAGTACGGCACCATCGTGAGCCAGAAGACCCCAAAGAGCAGCCATGCGACGGCTCCGATGCGGCGGGCAGCGTCCGGTCCGCTCTGCCAGTGCAAGAGGAAAGCGGCAAAGAAAGCACCGATCGAGACCCAGGCAAGAACGTCCGTGAGCCCGATACCGCCGACTATCGCGGGGACGTGTGGAATCACATCGGCGGACTCTAAAAAGACGACCGAGTCGACTCCGACCGCAAAGGGGGCGGACGACATGTTCAAATTATCCGACGAACTCGCTCGGTATCAACTTGACGCCTCGCTTTCGTCGTCATGTAGCTGCGTGGCACTCGGAATGGGCGTTTACCCGTTTGTACGAGTCCCCTCGAGTCCAAGGCCGAAGCAGAAGGATTGGTCGTAGATACGACGACCCCGAAAACACAGTCAAGCGATGTGTTTCGTGTGGGTTCATCCACGAGGACAATCGACCGTCACGCGAGCTGTTTGCGTGCCAGAAGTGCACGACTCATACGGATTACTGTACCGATTTACCGGCGCAACCGCCGCCCGGGTCGCGGTTGTGCCGGAAATGACCTACAGTAAACCGTATCAGACGGTTTGCTGTCCGTCAGTGCCGGGTGGCCTGCGAGCCCGCCTGCGGTCGCGCCAGGACAGCGGGACAGCAGTCCGTCTCAGAACTCACGCCGATGACAACGCTGCCAAGAACGTGGCAGATGTGTCTCTCCGACGCGAGCAGCACTCCTCACGTGGGAGAGGCGCCAGCCAATACGCCCCGAGGCAAGAGACAGTGACACCGAATCGGGAAGACACCCCGTACTCTGCCGAGCAGAGGTCGAGTCCGCGGACAAGTCCTATTTGCGAACGGGGTAGCCCGTTTGCATGGGCCGTGGGACCGACAGTCCCCCGCTCCCCTCACCGAGCGAACCCGTTAGGGTAAGCGGAGTACAGTGGGGTCGTTGACAAGAGAACACTGTTCGAGAGCCACCCCCAGACGAGACGGCTCTGCCGACGAGTGGTGTCTCGGACAGCACCCGGACCCGTCGTCCGCAAGCCGACGCCAGACGGCGGAACGAACGACCCGACAAGGTAGGACGTACCGAAGCCGTTTTCCCCAGTGCGCGCGTTCGACCGCGTATGAACGGCGACAGTGACATGACTCTAGCGTTCGAGCTCGAGGCGTTGAAACAGCTTGCCTCGCCGGAGAGCGTCTTCGAGGACGCCAGAGGATGGACCGAGTACATCGGCGTCGTCTCCGAAAAACCGACATACGTCGTGACGAACTTCACGCGAAAGAACCGCGTCCGCCAAGATTTCTTCTCCGGTCCCCGCGGCAAGCGCGAGAGTCTCGAAGGCGTCAAAGACCAGTTCGACACGGACCGCCACGTCTTCGTCGGTGTCGACGACGAGGACGAACAACTCGCCGAAAAAGTCGACTGGGAGTACCTCGACCTCGAGGAGGCAGCAGATGCGGCCGACTGGATCGTCGCGACCCAGGCGGGCCAGGACGGGGACGACGCCGAAGGGGTCCGAGACGACTGGCCGTAGACGCACCCGACGTTTCTACGCCCGAACGCCGAGCGGATCTGTCTCGAGAAGTACCGAGACGACTGCTGAACCGACGATCGCTGCATTTTCGATCGCCAACTCGAGACTCTCTCCGGTCCCGTCGAAACTCTCCTCGACGGACTCACCCGGTGCGGGTCGGTCGTAGTTCGCAACCGCTCGAACCGACAGGTACCGCTCGAGTACGCCGAACCGAGCCAGTGCGGTCGCCGTGGCGGCGTCTTCCATCTGTGTCGTGACGTACGGGGCGACGCCGTACTGCTCACAGAGCCACTCTACTTCGCGTGCATGCCGCGAGCCGTGCCAGAACTCGTCGCCACAGACGGTCGTCCCCGTTCGAACGGTCGTCTCGGCATCGACTGCGTCGGGATACCGGTCCTGGTAGGCACGTGCGTCGTCGTTCTCGAGAAGCGAGACTGCCTGTGCAGCGTCTAGGGCCGACTCGACGAGGTCTGCCTCGAGACGGTGGGCGTACTCGCGTGGCCGATACGAGAGCAGATCGATGGCGGAATCGCCGCTCGAGTCCGACCGACCCCAGCGATGCTTGCGGTCCCAGTCGACGACGGCGTCGGCGACCACGACCGAGCCGAGCGCGGCCTGGTCCGGCGGTGCACCTGCGATCCCCGTCGAGAGGACGTACGCCGAGGAGAGGTCGATCGAGGGCGTCGCCAGCAACGCAGTCACCGTCGTCGCCGCGTCGCTCTTGCCGATCCCGGTCGTCGTAATCGCGACCCCCTCGTCCGTCAGGTAGAGCGGCGTGTAACAGCCCGGAACGGTGATCGCGTCGACGATATCGTGATCTTCGAGCCACGGACGGCGCTCCTCGAGTGGCGGTTCGGCTACGGCCGGCACCACTAACGCGGCCGGCGCGACGATCTCCCCATCCTCGAGTCGCCGTGGCTCCGGCACGGAAGGCTCGGGCTCGCTCATACGCGACCCGTGACGCCACGTCGGTAAAGGGGCTCCGGCGTCGAACCAGTCGGACCGCAAGAACTTCGGTCGCCGTCTTCGATCCACGGACCGTGAGCGACGGCGACGCGCCGACACTTGCCGACGAGAGCGTCGCCCGTGCACGAATCCACGCTCGAGAAGTCGCGAACGGCGACGGCGACTACCACCTTCCGGTCGACCTCGGGCGTCTCGAGTGGACCGTCTCCGCGCGGGCACGGCGGCGGGCAGGTGCGTGTCGGTGGAACGCGAGTTGCGAGGTGGCGACGATCGTGCTCAGCCGGCGAGCATACGAGCAGTACGACTGGCCGGCATTCGCCGCCGTCGTCCGACACGAACTCGTCCACGCCTGGGAGTTCCAGCAGTTCGGCGAGTCGGGCCACGGAAAACGGTTTCACAAACAGGCAGCCGAACTCGACGCCCCCCGCCACTGCCAGGCGTTTGCCGAACCCCGGTACCGCCTCCGGTGTCTCGAGGTGGACTGTGACTGGGAAGCGAAGCGCCACCGCGCCTCGAAACCGGTGAAGGCACCCGACCAGTACCGGTGTGGTGCCTGTGGCGGCCGGTACGAAGCCGAACACGTCTCGAGTGGACGAACGTGGTCGACCGCGAGCGGCTACGGCGGGACGAAAGCGACACTCGGCGACGGGTGGTAGGTCCGAACACTTATTCGAGTCACCCGATCTGTTTCACCTATGGGGATACTCGATCTGATGTTGGGTCAGGCAGACCACGGCGAACAGGGCGTCGAGGGACACTCGTACAAGCTCCCGAAAGAGACCCACGACTTCGTCTACCCCGTCGCAGTCCGCCGACGAGAACTCGAGGCGTTCGACCGGCTGATCCAGGTCGAAGCGGACGCGCCGTACCTCGAGGAGAACGTCGACGAACTCCAGGCCGTCTTCGACGACGTGCTGGAGAGCCACGAGATTGACGCGGCCAAACTGATCGAGCGGAAGCGGGCGACGAGACGCGCCGCCAGTTCCATCGTCGAGGGGTGGCTCGAGAGCGTCGAGGACGACGTCGACGTCGTCTACGTCTCCCCGGGAACCGACGAGACGCTCCGGGAGTTCGTCAAACTCTGCAAACAACGCAACGACGAATCGGACGATCCCTTCGACGTTCCCGAGCAGATGCCGGACGCGGTGGCGCTTTTGAAACGCGTCGACGAGGCAACCGACGATCAGTACCGTGCCGTCGTCCACATCGATCTCCTGCCCGGCAACTGACGGTCACTCGCTTCGACGTGGACGGTCGGGGACCGCGGCCAGATCCGCGACGGGAGCCGACCGTGATGTCTACACTTCCAGACCTCGACGACGCCCTCACTGATAGTGATTAAGACGAACCGTTACCAGTCAAATACGGCCAGATATTTGGCTCCTTGATTGCGCTCAAACCTCGTGGAAGGTAGTCTTTCAGCGTCGATAGAGCAGAAACAAGGCGGTACTTGAACCACTCTTGGAGCTGATCCCAGCACCCTTCGACGGCGTTTAATTCGGGGAGTTTTCACGGGAAATACCACACTTCGAGATCGTCTCCACGCACGCACGAGACCGAACTGTCTCCGACAGTTTCGGTCTCGCTCTTGTGTAGCACTTTGTTGATCTCATAGCGTCGCTTTGATAGCGTGTTTGAGCGCTTCTCTCCCTGGTTTCCGCAGTAGCTTTCGTCGAAGTTGGAACGCTCGGAGATACTGTGTGAGCTTGTCTTTTGAGATGCCTCGATGAGGCGAGAGCCACGGTCGCAGCAGCGATCCGTGGCTCTCGCAGGTGTTGACGTGTACGTTTTCGTTGGCGTATTCGCCGTCGCCGTGGACGACGTATTCGCGGTCGAATGCGTCGTCCTCGGCCAGTGGATCGTAGGCACGAAATCCGTCAGTGTAGACGGTCAGTGGCTCCTTCTGACGGTTTTCGAGAAGGAGCCGAATCGTCGATTCGTCGGCTGATTTCGCTGGGATCACGTATCGGTCGCCGGTGCCACGATCGACGATCGTGAACACCGGCGGTTTGTCCTGCTCGTACGTTCCTCGCCCACGCGTGGACAGGCCACGCGAGCGCGACTCTTGGTCGCGCTCGCGGCCTTTCAGCCCTGCAGAAACGTAGACTTCATCGATTTCGACCGGTCCGACAAGGTCAAGCGAAGGTGCATCAAGCGCCTTCGTGAAGCGCTCGACGCGCTGATAGATCGTTTTGTACTGGACGTCGATCTCTATCTGAAGTTGACGAAGACTCGTGTTAAACCGGAGAAACGCGTAAATCGAGAACAGCCACTTTCTGAGTGCGACTTTCGAATGGGCGAAGATTGTGCCGGTCTTGTCGTTGAACGTGCGGTCGCAATTCTTACAGAGATAGCGCTGAAAGTGCCCATAGCTACCGTTCTTGACCGTCAGGTCAGAACGGCAGCGAGGGCAAGTAACACCGTTACGCCAGCGAACCTGCTCTAACAGGTCCGCTGCGACCGATTCCGACCCAAACACATCTAGCGGGATCATGCCTAACGGACACCGCTGACGCGGTGTCCTTGCTCTCTTCGATTCTACAGCGACAGCTGAGCAGTATCAACAATCTCCTACAGAAGAGCGTTCGGTCTTGCGCTCACCGCTTACGTGTTCCCAGAGATCCCTCGCGTAGAAGTAGCCCGCTCGGTCCAAAAACACCACTAACTCATCACCGAACTTGTCGGTTAACGCCTCTAAAAGCCGAATACCGTGCTTTCGTGTGAGGTTCTCTTCTGTTCAGCAGAAGAAGCTGTCACCGTCGTCGGTGACCGCGCCTAGTACTGTCACCGACTTCCAAGATGTTGCAGTCTCTATTGACGGATTTGAGCCGATCGGATACCATCCACGCCGCTGAACGGTTCCGACGTGTTTGGTAAACTGGTCGACGGCAACGACGGTTTTCTCGCTCAGTTCGGGTCGTTTTTTTCGGCTGTCTCTTGAAATTCGGCTTTCTCTTTGGGATCAGCCTCGTAGTGTTGAGGCCGTGCTGTCCGCAAGGACAGCCCGGCCTCTCTCAACAACTCGTACGCGTAGTTCTCGTGGTATTCGACGCCGTACTCCTCTTTGACGTGGTGAAGCAGAAGCTTCGCTGACCACGCTTGCTGATCGTAGCCAAGTTCAGTTGGTGACTGCTGCAACTGTTCGAATAGTTGCTCGCGGTCTTGTCCCTCGATCTTTGCTGGGCCTCCTGGTCGAGGAGCATCGTAGGGAGCTTGTTCGAT contains:
- a CDS encoding metallophosphoesterase, producing MTTTAVDVPFSVLERAGYFPSANALVVADIHLGRAVASSVDAPIDDGKDVRDRLAGLLECTDAATVVVAGDLLHSFDRVPRGVERDLEALASTVDERGADLVVTPGNHDTMLEDVFDGSTADEYRLDDETVVCHGHEPPETDADRYVVGHDHPALSVDGRKLPCVLYGPDVYNGADVLVLPAFTRLAGGATVNGMTARNFQSPFVTDADAFYPAVQDGEVGETLWFPPLGECRELL
- the artA gene encoding archaeosortase A gives rise to the protein MSSAPFAVGVDSVVFLESADVIPHVPAIVGGIGLTDVLAWVSIGAFFAAFLLHWQSGPDAARRIGAVAWLLFGVFWLTMVPYYYYDVQSPLQTVLALAALPLCAYTGYLLFAGRQSLLLLTKAVGIMGLIYLPAETIPFVRAWLIETTAAQTHYGMELLGHSPGLSEGVNGYESRFDFDPNETVTGRTTYIVMACTGLGSMAIFGGLIASVTAPLKRKAAAFALSIGVIWALNLTRNVFIGLASPWGWFQQDWIVSFMTTYLGAEADRVSYLVAHNYVSQSLSVVALIGITYLVVRILPEVLAPLEEVLYVLSGNEYDLFEALGKDEYRPDKHNTGTAAD
- a CDS encoding DUF7124 domain-containing protein, which encodes MNGDSDMTLAFELEALKQLASPESVFEDARGWTEYIGVVSEKPTYVVTNFTRKNRVRQDFFSGPRGKRESLEGVKDQFDTDRHVFVGVDDEDEQLAEKVDWEYLDLEEAADAADWIVATQAGQDGDDAEGVRDDWP
- a CDS encoding phosphorylase family protein → MSEPEPSVPEPRRLEDGEIVAPAALVVPAVAEPPLEERRPWLEDHDIVDAITVPGCYTPLYLTDEGVAITTTGIGKSDAATTVTALLATPSIDLSSAYVLSTGIAGAPPDQAALGSVVVADAVVDWDRKHRWGRSDSSGDSAIDLLSYRPREYAHRLEADLVESALDAAQAVSLLENDDARAYQDRYPDAVDAETTVRTGTTVCGDEFWHGSRHAREVEWLCEQYGVAPYVTTQMEDAATATALARFGVLERYLSVRAVANYDRPAPGESVEESFDGTGESLELAIENAAIVGSAVVSVLLETDPLGVRA
- a CDS encoding SprT family zinc-dependent metalloprotease, whose amino-acid sequence is MSDGDAPTLADESVARARIHAREVANGDGDYHLPVDLGRLEWTVSARARRRAGACRWNASCEVATIVLSRRAYEQYDWPAFAAVVRHELVHAWEFQQFGESGHGKRFHKQAAELDAPRHCQAFAEPRYRLRCLEVDCDWEAKRHRASKPVKAPDQYRCGACGGRYEAEHVSSGRTWSTASGYGGTKATLGDGW
- a CDS encoding IS1595 family transposase, which codes for MIPLDVFGSESVAADLLEQVRWRNGVTCPRCRSDLTVKNGSYGHFQRYLCKNCDRTFNDKTGTIFAHSKVALRKWLFSIYAFLRFNTSLRQLQIEIDVQYKTIYQRVERFTKALDAPSLDLVGPVEIDEVYVSAGLKGRERDQESRSRGLSTRGRGTYEQDKPPVFTIVDRGTGDRYVIPAKSADESTIRLLLENRQKEPLTVYTDGFRAYDPLAEDDAFDREYVVHGDGEYANENVHVNTCESHGSLLRPWLSPHRGISKDKLTQYLRAFQLRRKLLRKPGREALKHAIKATL
- a CDS encoding transposase; amino-acid sequence: MSRDSRKKRPELSEKTVVAVDQFTKHVGTVQRRGWYPIGSNPSIETATSWKSVTVLGAVTDDGDSFFC
- a CDS encoding IS630 family transposase, with translation MGRLDEVTLEELYELKDQIDEGKPRERVLAAIGRKQGDQLNTLADRHGVVEKTIRNWLDRFEEEPIEQAPYDAPRPGGPAKIEGQDREQLFEQLQQSPTELGYDQQAWSAKLLLHHVKEEYGVEYHENYAYELLREAGLSLRTARPQHYEADPKEKAEFQETAEKNDPN